Part of the Usitatibacter palustris genome, CAGCATTACTGGCCGCGGTTCGCAGGCGATGAGCTCCCCACCGGCGACGTGAGCATCGCGCTGGCACTCGCCGACAAGCTCGAATCGCTCATCGGCCTGTTCGGCATCGGCCAGGTGCCCACCGGCGACAAGGATCCTTTCGGATTGCGCCGCGCGGCCCTCGGCGTGCTGCGCATCCTTTCGGAGAAGGCCGAGGCCCGCGAGTTGGATCTCGGTGTGCTGCTTCGGGAAGGCGTCGAGGGTTTCCCCGCAGGCAAGCTCGGCGCGGAGACCGCGGCATCGGTGCACGCATTCATGCTCGATCGCCTGCGCTCCATGCTGCGCGACAAGGGCTACGATGCGAACGAGGTCGAGGCCGTGCTGGCCGACAATCCGACGCAGGTGAAGCAGGTGTGGGATCGCATCGAAGCGGTGAAGGCGTTCCGCGCGCTTCCCGAAGCCTCGGCGCTCGCCGCGGCGAACAAACGTATCCAGAACATCCTGCGCAAGTCCGAGGGCTACGGCGCCGTGGACTTTGCACTCCTGCAGCTGCCGGAAGAAAAGCGACTGCGCGAAACGCTCACCAGCGTGACCACGCACGCGAACGATCTTTTCGCGAAGAACGATTTCCGCGGCACGCTCACGGCACTCGCCGCGATCCGCGCCGACGTGGATGCGTTCTTCGACAAGGTGCTGGTGAACGCCGAGGATCCGAAGCTGCGCGCCGCGCGCCTGGGGCTCCTGTCCGACCTGGGAGGCGTCATGAACAAGGTCGCCGACATTTCCAAGCTTTCGAGCTAACGATGAAACTCGTGATCCTCGACCGCGACGGCGTCATCAACTACGACTCCGAGCAGTACATCAAGTCGGCGGCGGAGTGGAAGCCGCTGCCCGGTTCGATCGAAGCCATCGCGCGCTTGAACCAGAACGGGTTTCGCATCGCGGTGGCGACGAACCAGTCGGGCATCGGCCGCGGGCTCTTCGACATGGCCACGCTCAACGCCATGAACGACAAGATGATGGAAATGGTGTTTCGCCTCGGCGGGCGCATCGACGCGCTGTTCTTCTGCCCGCACACGGCCGACGAGAACTGCGGCTGCCGCAAGCCCCGCACCGGCATGTACGAGGAGATCGCGGCGCGCTTCCACACGGAGCTGAAGGGCGTGCCGTGCATCGGCGACGGCCTTCGCGACCTGCAGGCGGCCGAGACCGTCGGCGGCCAACCCATCCTCGTGCTCACCGGCAAGGGCAAGAAGACGCAGGCCGCGGGCGGCCTGCCGAAGAAGACCATCGTCTTCGCCGACCTCGCCGAAGCCTCACGCCACCTCATCGACCACGCATGACGGAACTGCGGTCCGTACTGTTCCTGTTCTTCGCGGTCCTCGTCACGCCGTTCTTCGGCATCGCGGTTCCCCTGGGCGGCCTCTTCGGCTACAGGCCCGCGTCGTTCCTCGCCGCGGTGTGGGCACGCTCGATCATCGAGATCGCGAAGATCTGCTGCGGCATCAAGTGGGAGGTTCGCGGCTGGGAGAACCTGCCGAGCGAGCCGTCGATTCTCATGGCCAAGCACCAGTCGGCCTGGGAAACCCTCTTCATGGAATGCACCTTCCCGCCGCAATGCTGGATCGTGAAGAAGCAGCTGCTGTGGCTGCCCTTCGTCGGCTGGGGCCTGATGGGCATCCGCGCCATCGCGATCGATCGCTCGAGCGGGCATTCGGCCGTCGAGCAGATCGTCGAGCAGGGGAAGAAGCGCCTGGGCCAGGGCATGTGGGTTTCGATCTTCCCGGAGGGCACGCGCATTCCCGTGGGCAAGCGCGGCCGCTACGGAATGGGCGGGGCCATCCTTGCGGCGCGCACCGGTGCGCCCGTCGTCCCCATCGCGCACAATGCGGGCGAGTACTGGGGACGCTACGCATTCAAGAAGCACGCGGGCACCGTCACGGTCCTGATCGGCCCGCCGATCGCCACGGCCGGCCGCACGGCGCAGGACGTGAATCGCGACGTCGAAGAGTGGATCGAAGCGCGCATGCGCGAGCTCAACCCGGAGCGCTATGCGCAGGCTTGAGCTCGTCTCGCGCGATGTCCACCGCATCGCGCTCGCGGGCAACGACCTCGACTTCGTTCTTCTGCGCAAGCGCGGACGCCGCGGCGTGGGACTGCGCGTGGATGCGAGCGGGCTGACCGTCAGTGCGCCGCTCGCGGTGCCCCTCACAAAAATCGAAGCCCTCATCCGCAACAGCGAGCGCTGGGTCACGCGGAAGATCGCCGAATGGGGCACCAAGCGTGTGCCGGAAGCAAGTTGGTCCGAGGGCGCGGAGCTTCCGTACCTCGGGGGCAGCCTGGTGTTGCGGCTTTCGACGGCCGGTCGCGCGAAGGTCGAGCTGGGCGCGGGCGAGCTTCACGTCGCGGTTCCTTCCCGCGAGCCCGATGTCGTCAAGCGCGCCGTCGTTGCCTGGTACAAGAAAGCGGCGCTTGCGCATCTCGCGCAGCGCGCGTTCGCGCTGGCGCGCCTGGGCGGCATCACGCCGCCGCGCGTGCGGCTTTCGTCGGCGATGGCGCGCTGGGGCAGTTGCGATTCGCACGGCGAAGTGCGGCTCACGTGGCGGCTCGTGAAGGCGCCGCCCGAGCTGGTCGACTACGTGGTCTGCCACGAGCTCGCGCACCTTCGCCACATGGACCACTCGCGCGCGTTCTGGAATGAAGTCGAGCGCCTGTGCCCCGGCCACCGCCGGTTGCGCGCGGCGCTCGATGCGAGCGACCATCTGTACCGTTCCTTCTAGCGTCTTCTCCAGGAGTCCTGCCATGCGCCTGCTGCACACGATGATTCGCGTCGGTGACCTCGATCGCTCGATCGGTTTCTACACCGACGTCCTCGGAATGAAGCTGCTGCGCCGCAAGGACTATCCCGACGGCAAGTTCACGCTCGCCTTCGTGGGCTACGGCGACGAGGTCGACCACACGGTGATCGAGCTCACGCACAACTGGGAGACGAAGTCCTACGACCTGGGCAACGGCTTCGGCCACCTGGCGGTCTCGGTGCCCGATGCGTACAAGGCCTGCGAGGACGTGAAGCAGAAGGGCGGCAAGGTGACGCGCGAGGCGGGGCCGATGAAGCACGGCGGCAGCGTGATCGCTTTCGTCGAGGATCCCGACGGCTACAAGATCGAGTTCATCCAGCGCAACTAGCGTCGGCGAGCTGCACGAACTCCGCGACCGACAGCGTTTCGCCGCGTCGCCCGAGGTCCACGCCGGACGCGGCGAATCCCTCGTCACGCCCCAGTGCCTTCAGCGCATTGCGCAGCGTCTTGCGGCGTTGCGAGAACGCGCCCGCGACCACGCGCTCGAAATGCGCTTCGTCCTTCGCACGCAATCGGTCCTCACCGAGCGGCACCATGCGCACGACCGCCGAGTCGACCTTGGGCGGTGGCGTGAACGCGCCGGGCGGGACCCTCACGAGGAGCTCCATCGCGAAGCGGTATTGCAGCATCACCGACAGGCGCCCATAGGCCTCGGTATCGGGCGCAGCCACCATGCGTTCGACGACTTCCTTCTGCAGCATGAAGATGCAATCGCGCACGCGTGCGGCGTACTCGGCGACTCGGAAGAGGATCGGCGTGGAGATGTTGTAGGGAAGGTTGCCCACGACTCGCAGCGGTTGCGGCAGCTGCGCGAAATCGAACTCGAGCGCATCGGCTTCGTGCACCACGACCTTCGCTGGGTCGAGTCGAGCGCGCAGTGCCGACGCGAGGTCGCGATCGATCTCGATCACATGCAGCTTCTCGACGCGCTCGGCGAGATGATCGGTGAGCGCGCCGGGTCCCGGGCCGATCTCGACCATCGCGTCCGCGGGTTTCGCGTCGATCGCGGTGACGATGCGTCCGAGGTAATGGCGGTCGGTGAGGAAGTGTTGCCCGAAGCGCTTGCGGGGCCTCGGCAGGGTCATGTGACGTTCGCTCGGAAAGCGCGCTAGCGCCGCGCTGCCAGGTCGATCGCGAGCTCGATGGCTGCCTTGAGGCTGCCCGTGTCGATGACACCGGTGCCGGCAAGATCGACGGCCGTGCCGTGGTCGACGGAGGTGCGCACGATCGGCAGGCCGAGCGTGACATTCACCGCGTCGCCGAAGGCCGCGTGCTTGAGCACCGGCAGGCCCTGGTCGTGATACATCGCGAGCACCGCGTCTGCTTGTTCCAGCAGGCGCGGCGTGAACAGCGTGTCCGCGGGAAACGGTCCGCGCACCGAAAGCCCGTTGCGCACGGCCGCGTCGATCGCGGGGGCGATCACGTCGATCTCCTCGTGGCCGAGGTGCCCTGATTCTCCGGCGTGCGGATTGAGACCGGCGACGAGGATGCGTGGCTTGGCGATACCGAAGCGGCTGCGCAGGTCGTGATCGAGGATGCGCAGCGTCACATCGAGCGACTCGCGCGTGATCGCGCGCGGAACGTCGGCAAGCGGCAGGTGCGTGGTCGCGAGTGCGACGCGAAGGCGTCCACCCACCAGCATCATCACCACGCGTGCGGTGCCGGTCTTGTCGGCGAGGTATTCGGTGTGGCCCGTGAAGGCCACGCCCGCTTCGTTGATCGTGCTCTTCTGCACGGGGGCGGTGACGATCGCGCCGAACTCTCCGGAGCGGCAACCGGAGATCGCGCGGTCGAGCATCGCGAGGACGTAGCGCGCGTTGGCCGCATCGAGCCGGCCCGGCACCACGGGCGCGCTGGCGCTCACGTGCATGACCGACTCGGGAACGAAAGCCACCTTGCGAAGCTTCGCGCGCGCGGCGATCACTTCGCGATCCCCCAGGAACACCACGCGATCGCGGAAGCGCTCGTGCGCGAGGAGGGCGCACAAGTCCGGGCCGATGCCCGCAGGCTCGCCCGAAGTCACCGCGATCATGGGAGGTTCAGCGCTCTTCGAGCCGGTTTTCGACGAACGCGCGGTCGCGCGCCTGCCGCAGCCAGTCCGCGTAGGCTTCGTCGCCCTTGCGGGCGCGAATGGCCGTGCGCGCGGCGGCCTTCTTCCGCTCCTCCGACTGCTCGTCCGCGCGGCGCTCCTGCACTTGCAGGATGTGCCAGCCGAACGGCGTCTGGAACGGCGCGCTGACCTCACCGGTGGCCGACGCGTTCATCACCTTCTCGAATTCCGCGACCGTGTCGCCCGGCGCGAGCCAGCCGAGGTCGCCGCCCTTCGAGGCGGAGCCGTCTTCGGAATGCACCTTCGCGAGCTCGCCGAAATCCTCGCCGGCCGCGACGCGCACCTTGATGCGCGTGAGGCGTTCGCGGACTTCCGCATCCGTGAGGCCTTCGCGCGTGCGGATGAGGATGTGCCGCGCCTTCGACTGCTGGATCGTGGCCGCGGCCGCCTTGCCGCGCTTCTCGAGCAGCTTCACGATGTGGAAGCCGTTGGGGCTGCGCAGCAGGTCGGTCGTGTCGTTGACCTGCAGCTTCTCGATGGACTCGAGGAAGAGCGCGGGCAGCCGGCCCGAAGGACGCCAGCCGAGGTTGCCGCCCTGCAACGCATCGGGTGCATCAGAAAAGGTCGCGGCCACTTGCTGGAAGTTCACGCCGCGGCGCAGCTCCGTGAGCGCCTGCACGGCGCGCCGGCGGCGCTGCTCGATCTGGTCGGGCGAGGCCTGCGCGGGCACCATCACGAGGATGTGCGCGAGGCGGTATTCGGCGTCACCGCTTTTTTCCTTGGCTTCGCGGGCGACTTCGGTCTCGACCTCGGCATCGGTGACCACGAGGTTGTTCTCGACTTCGCGTTCGCGCAGGCGCGTGACCAGGATCTCGCTGCGGATGTCTTCGCGGAAGCGCGGGTAGGCCACGCCGTCCTTTTCGATCGCCTCGCGGAAGGCGGTCATCGACAGGTTGTTCTCCTGCGCGATGCGCTGGATCGTCTTGTCGAGCGTGGCGTCGTCGATCTTGAGCCCCGTCTCCTTCGCGTGCTGCACCTGCACGAGGTCGTTGATCATGCGCTCGAGGATCTGGCGCTGGAGGACATCCGCGGCCGGGAGTTGCCCGCCCTGCTTGCGCAGCTGGCTCGCGATGAGCGTCACGCGCTCACTGAGGTCGTTGGACGTGATGACCTCGTCGTTGACGACCGCGACGATGCGATCGACGGGAACCACGCGCGGGGGCGTGGCAGCCAGGCGCGGGTCGATGCGAGGGGTGGCCATCTGGGCGGACGCGCCCAGGGCGAGGGTCAGGGTGAGCAGCGCGAAAAGACGGTTGTTCATCGAGCAATCTCGTCGGACCGGCGATAGCCGGAGATGTTCTGACGCAGCGTCTCCAGCGGGTTGATGCCGATCCGCGAGAGTCCGGTGAGCTCGAGCTGGATCTGGAAGGAGGTCGAAACCTGCTGGGTCGCGGTGATGAATCGATGGGCCACCGCGCGAAGCTGCCAACAGTCGGCATTGTACTCGAACCCGACCAGCCCCTCGAGGAGCTTCTTGTCCTTGATGCTCCAGTTCACGCGGGCCACGCCGGTGAGGCCGCGCCACAGCGGCCACTGCGTGGAAACGTCGATCTGCTCGATGTCGTTTCGCGCGTAGCGGTACGCGGCGTTGAGCACGCGGCCCGGTTCCGGGAAGTAGCGCACGCCCAGCGCCCCCTTGGCCGCATCGCTGCGCGACGGGCTGTACTGCAGCACGAGGTCGGAGGTGATCGTGGGCGTGATCTGGCTCGAGACCACGCCGATGACGTCGGAGCGCTGCTCGTCGCGCGGCGGGCCCTCGAGCGTCACGCGCTGCGGCTCGAAGTAGTAGACCTGCCCGAGCGACGCGCGCAGCCGCTCGAGGCCCGTGCCCGATTCCACGAGGCGCGTGGTCACCGCCGCGGTGATCTGGTTCGCATCGCCGATGCGGTCGCCGCCGATGAAGCGGTTCTCGTAGAACATCTGCCCGAAATTGAAATCGGTCTCGGCCGTCGTGAAGTTGGGCAGCTTCGATTGGTCCTTGTACGGGACGTACAAGTAATACAGGCGTGGCTCGAGCGTCTGCTGGAATCGCTCGCCCCTGAATTCCCACGGGCGGTCGAAGAAGAGGCCCGCGTCCACGCTCGTGATCGGCAGGCCGCGCGTGCCTTCCTCGACGCCACCTGCGTTCTCCTTCACGTTGTACTGCGTGAAGTGGTACCCCACCTTCGGCGTGACGTAGCCGTAGCTGCGCCGGAACGGGACCTGCACCGAGGGATAGGCGATGAAGCGCTGGCCGTTCACGAGCTCCGGATGGCGGAAGTTGGAGAGCTCGCCGACGAATTGCCAGTCGGCGCCGAGAAAGTTCTGCTTGAGGCCCGAGGCGAGCAGCTGCGGGAGGATCTTGTACGGGGCCACCACGGGGGCGAGCGGATCCTGGAGGGTCTGGTAGGCGAGCGCGCGCGCCGACAGAGCCCAGATGTCGTCGCTGTACGAGAGGATCGCGTCGCGCGGCAGGTTGGTCTGCGAGGTCGCCGCGATGCGCGTGGACAGGTCGCGGAAGTAGTCGTCGTCGGAAACCCGCTGCGCGCTGATCGCCAGGGTGGTGTTGAAAGGCAGCGACTGCACGTGGCGCACGCCGAAGAAGTAGCGATCGGAGTCGGTGATGCGATCCTTTGGCAGGAACTCCGCGTCGAGCTGCCCCGAGAACGTGGGCCACAGGTAGCGGAACTCCGAACCGATCTGCAACCCGCGCTTCGAGAAGAGCTTGGGCGTGATCGTCGCATCCATGTTCTCGGCGATGTTCCAGTAGTAGGGCATCGCCAGCTCGAAGCCGCTCTGCCCCGACGAGCCGATGATCGGTGCGAGGAAGCCGCTCTTGCGCGCGTTGTCGAGCGGGAACGACAGCCACGGCGAGTAGAGGATCGGGACGCCGAGGAAGTAGACGGTCGAGTTGTAGGCGGTGCCGATGTTGCGCTTGCTGTCGATCTCGAGCTCGTGCACGCGAAGGAACCAGTCGTCTCGCGGCACGGGGCAGGTGGTGTACTCGGCGTCGAAGAGGCGGCTGATGTCCTCGCCCTCGAGCATTGCGCGCGAGGCGCTGCCGCGGCCGGCGGCGCGGCGGTCGAGCTTCTTCGGGATCTCGAACAGCGGCGCGTCCATCTCGCCCGTGTCGGTGCCGAGGTGGTACATGAGCTTCGGGCCGACGACCGCGTCGCCTTCCCGCTCCAGGCGGACCCGGCCGATCGCCACGGCCGTGTCGGTGACTTCGTTGTAGTCGACGCGATCGGCGCGAATGGAGGCCCCGCGTTGGCGCAGCGAGACGTTGCCCGTGGCGGTGATGGTCTTGTCGCGCTCGCCCCCGATCTCGTCGGCTTCGAGGAAGCGGATCGCGTCGCGCTCGAGCCGCGGCGGCGGCGGGCGCAGTTGCCGGTCGAGGCGCAAGCGCAACCCGTCGGAGTCCTGCGCGCGCGCGCCGGGTGCGGACCCGATCGCGCAGGCGATCAAGATCGCCATCGGGAGGAGTCTGGAAGGCATCCGGGAGACTGCGGGCACGATGCTAGAATTCGCGAAGGATACAGGCAAAAACACTGATGACTCGTCTCGCAGCGCTCGACGCGTGGCTGGGCGCTGCGCTCGACGGCGCACCGTTTCGCCGCGAACCGGCTTCCGCCGACGCAAGCTTCCGACGCTACTTCCGCATCTTCGTTCCGGACCGCACGTACATCGTGATGGATGCGCCCCCGGAGCGCGAGGACTCCCGCCCCTTCGTGCACGTCGCCGGCCTCCTGCGCGCAGCAGGCCTCAACGCGCCGGAAATCTACGCGCAGGACCTCGCGCAGGGCTTCCTGCTGCTCACGGACCTGGGACCGAAGACGTACCTGCAGTCTTTCGGCGAACAGGATCCCGACGCGCTTTTCCGCGACGCGATCGCAGCGCTCGTCACCTGGCAGGGTGCGAGCCGCGAGGGCGCGCTGCCGCCCTACGACGAAACGCTGCTGCGACGCGAGATCGAGCTCTTCCCCGAGTGGTACGTGAAGCGCCATCGGGGTGTGGAGCTCGATGCGGGCCAGCGCGAAAAGCTCGAAGGGGTATTCCGGGCCGTGCTCGCGGCGAATCTCGCCGAACCGCGCGTGTTCGTGCACCGCGACTTCATGCCGCGCAACCTCATGGTGAGCGCGCCCAACCCGGGCATCATCGATTTCCAGGATGCCGTCTACGGACCGATCAGCTATGACATCGCCTGCCTGCTGCGAGATGCGTACGTGAGCTGGGAGGAGCCGCAGGTCATCGACTGGACCATCCGTTACTGGGAGCGGGCGCGCAAGCACGGGCTGCCCGTGCCCGCGGACTTCGCCGACTTCTGGCGCAACGTCGAGTGGATGGGCCTGCAGCGCCACCTCAAGGTCGCCGGCATCTTCGCGCGCCTGCACTACCGCGACGGCAAGGCGGGCTACATCGACGACGCGCCGCGCTTCATCGGCTACATCCGCAAGACCGCCGGCCGCTACCGGGAGCTCGAACCGCTGCTGCGCCTCGTCGACCAGATCGAAGGCGCGCACGTCGAAACGCGGCTCACGTTTTGAAACGAACTCGCCGCGCGATCGTGCTTGCGGCCGGGCGCGGCGAGCGGCTGCGCCCGCTGACGGACACAACGCCGAAGCCCCTGCTCAAGGTGGGCGGTCGCACGCTGATCGAGCGGCAGATCGCGCGTCTCGTCGCCGGGGGGTTCACCGAACTGGTGGTGAACATCGAGCACCTCGGCGAGCAGGTCGAGAACGCGCTGGGTGATGGCTCGCGCCTGGGTGCTGCGATCCGCTATTCACGCGAGAACCCTGCGCTGGAGACCGCCGGCGGAATCGCGCGCGCATTGCCGCTGCTCGGTGATGAGCCCTTCGCGGTCGTGAGCGCGGACATCCACACGGCTTTCGACTACGCAACACTCGGTCCGATCGCCGACGCGATCGCGCGCGACTTCGAAAGACACGCGGCGCACTTCGTGCTCGTCGACAACCCGCCGTGGCATTCGGGCGGCGACATGGGACTGGCCAATGGGCGCGTCGCGCGCGGCAAGCCGTGGTTTACCTACGGCAACATCTCCGTCTTCCACCCGGCGAGCTTCGCGCCGCTCGACCCGAATGCGAAGCTGCGCATCTTCCCCTGGGCCTATGCGATGGTCGATGCCGGACGAGTCACCGGCGAGTACTTCGGCGGCGACTGGGACAACGTCGGAACCGCCGAGCAGCTCGCGGCGCTCGACCGGCGGCTGTCGGCGTAAAATGCCGCCATGAGACTCGAAAACCCCAATCAGCTGAAACCGTTCCGCAAGCGCCGCGCGCGCGTTGCGGCCGCCGCCGGATCCGGCGTGATCGTGCTGCCCACCGCACCCGAGCGCACGCGCAACGCCGACGCCCATTACGACTACCGGTGGGACAGCGCGTTCTTCTACCTCACGGGATTCCGCGAACCGGAGGCCGTGCTGGTGATCGTCGCCGGCAAGAAGCCGCGCGAGATCCTCTTCTGCCGCGAGAAGAACCTCGAACGCGAAATCTGGGACGGCTTCCGCTACGGTCCCGAGCTCGCGAAGAGCGCCTTCGGCTTCGACGAGGCCTACCCCTACGACCAGCTCGACCAGCGCCTGCCCGAGCTCCTCGCGAACCAGGAAACGCTGCACACCCCGGTCGGCGCGGACCCCGAGTGGGACGTGCGCGTGACCGGCTGGCTCAACGCCGTGCGCGCGAAAGTCCGCACGGGCATCAGCGCGCCCGCGCAGATCAGCGACATCCGCGCGACCGTGAGCGACATGCGCCTCATCAAGGACGAGCACGAGATCGCGATCATGCGGCGCGCCGGCGAAATCTCGAGCGCGGCCCACGTGCGCGCGATGCGCGTGGCGGCACCGGGCAAGCGCGAATACGAAGTCGAAGCCGAGCTGATCCACGAGTTCATCCGCAATGGCGCGCGTTCCGCGGCCTACGGCTCGATCGTCGCGACCGGCGCGAATGCCTGCGTGCTCCACTACCGCGAGAACGACGCCGAGATCCGCAAGGGCGACCTCATGCTGATCGACGCGGGCTGCGAGCTCGACAGCTACGCTGCCGACATCACGCGCACGTTCCCCGTCGACGGCAAGTTCACGGCCGTGCAGAAGGACGTCTACGAACTCGTGCTCGCCTCGCAGGAAGCCGCGATCAAGGCCGTGAAGCCGGGTGCGGACTTCATCGATTACCACGACGCCGCGACCAAGGTGCTCGTGCAGGGCCTCATCGACTTCAAGCTCTGCAAGGGCAGCGTGTCGAAGGTGCTCGAGGACGGTTCGTACAAGCAGTTCTACATGCACCGCACCGGCCACTGGCTGGGCCTGGATGTGCACGATGCCGGCGACTACATGCGCCGCGGCAAGTGGCGCAAGCTCGAGCCGGGCATGGTGCTCACCGTCGAACCCGGGCTCTACATCCGTCCCGCGGCCAATGTCCCGAAGGCGTTCTGGAACATCGGCGTGCGTATCGAGGATGACGTGCTCGTCACCGCGAAGGGCCGCGACGTCCTCACGAGCGCGTGTCCCAAGCGCGTGAAGGACGTCGAGGCAGCGGTCCGCGGGTAGGGGTCAGATCCCTTTATCCGCGAGATCAAAGGGGTCTGACCCCTTGAATCTTCCCTCCATGCTCGACGTCGCCATCATCGGTGCGGGTCCTGTCGGCGCGACGGTTGCCGCGCTCGCCTCCGATTCCGGACTCGACATCGGTGTCTTCGAGGCCCGCGGCGGGCCGTCGAACGACAAGCGCACGTTGGCCCTTTCGCATGCGAGCCGCGAGATTCTCGAGGGCGCGAACGCGTGGCCCGCTCAGGGCGTGACGCCGATCGAGTCCATCCACATTTCGCAGCAGGGCGGCCCGGGCCGCACGCTGCTCGAAGCGAGCGAGCAACGCATTCCGGCGCTCGGCTACACCGTGGCCTATGCGGCGCTCGAATCGACGCTCGAAGCGCGCCTGGTGCGCTCCGGCGTGACGACGCGCTTCGGCGAGGCGTGCACGCAGATTGATCTTGCCGACGACGCCGCGACGGTGCGGTTCGAGTCCGGCCGCGAGGCGCGCGCGCGATTGCTGGTGCTTGCCGATGGCGGCGCGAACTCCACGCGCATTCCGGGCATCGCCTATACGACCAAGGATTACGACCAGCTCGCGCTGACGGCGCCGGTGAGCACCGATCGCGCCCACGGCGCGCGCGCCTATGAGCGCTTCACGCCGCAAGGACCCGCTGCGTTGTTGCCGGTCGGCGATCGCTTCGCGCTCGTCTGGACCGCCAGCCCGGCCGAGGCGAAACGGTTGCTGGCACTCGACGATGCCGCGTTCCTCGTGGAACTGCAGGCGCATTTCGGCGATCGCGCCGGCCGGTTCACCGAGGTGGGGCCGCGCGCCGCGTTCCCGCTGAAGCTGCGCACGGTCAACACGAATATCGCGTTGCGTACCGCGATCGTCGGCAACGCCGCGCAGGCGCTGCATCCGGTGGCGGGGCAGGGCCTGAATCTCGGATTGCGCGATGCTCAATCGCTCGCGACGGCCCTTTGCACGCGCGGACGTGCCGCGATCGGCGAAGCCGCGATGCTCGCGGACTATCGCGAGAGCCGCCGCCGCGACACGTTGCGCGGCGTGGCCTTCACCGATTTTCTCGTCTCGGCGTTCGCCGATGCGCGCCGCCTTCCCACCTGGGGACGCGGCCTCGCGCTCACGGTGCTCGATCTCTTTCCGCCGGCGCGTCGGCTGCTCGCGCAACGCATGATCCATGGAGCGGGTTCGCCGTGAAGTCGCCCCGCGTGCTCGTGGCGGGTGGCGGCCCCGTGGGCCTGGCTTTCGCTTGCGCGGTCCGAGATTGCGCGGTGACGGTGGTGGACAGCGCCCGCGCCGCACCGATCGCAAGCGACGACTATGACGTGCGCATCTTCGCGCTGAGCCCCGGCTCGCGCGAATTCCTGCGCGACATCGGCGCGTGGGACGAACTCGAGATGCGGCGCGTGGCGCCCGTGCGCCGCATGGAGGTATTCGGCGACGCCGGTGCGCAGCTGGGCTTTTCGGCGCCGCCGCGGGGCGCGCTTGCGTGGATCGTCGAGGCGGGCCGCCTGTCCGCGGCGATCGAGGCCGCGGCACGCACGCGCGGCAGTGTGGAGATTCGACGCAACGCACGCGCGCAAGGCTATGGCGCACGCGCGAACGGCGCTTCGCTGGAGCTCGAATCGGGCGAGCGGATCGAGGGCGATCTTCTCGTCGGCGCCGACGGCCCCGACTCGCCGATGCGCGCCGGATTGTCCCTCGCTGTCGAGGAGAGCGCGTACGAGGAAACCGCGATCGTCGCCAATTTCGCGACTGAGCAGCCCCACGAGGGCATCGCGCGCCAATGGTTTCGCAGCGACGGCGTGCTCGCGTGGCTGCCGCTGCCCGGCAACAAGATCTCGATCGTGTGGTCCGCACCGAATGCCGTGGCGCAGGAGCTCGCCTCACGCGACGGTCCGGGACTCGCGCGGCGCGTGCGCGATGCCGGCGGCGCGGCGTTGGGTGAACTCGAGTCGATCTCGCCGCAAGGGCGCTTTCCCCTGCGCCTGATCCGCGTGCCGCACGTGGTGATGCCCGGCGCGGCGCTCATCGGCGACGCGGCCCATGGCATCCATCCGCTTGCGGGCCAGGGCGTGAACCTGGGATTCCAGGACGCGCGCGTGCTTGCGCACGTTCTCTCCGGCCGCAGCGCGCTCGAGCGCCCCGGCGATCTTCGCGTGTTGCGCCGCTACGCGCGTGCGCGCCGCGAGGATGTCGGCTCGGTGCAGTGGCTCTCCGATGGCCTCGACCGGCTTTTCGCGACACGCAACCCGGCCGCGGCAACGCTTCGCAACGCAGGAATGCGCCTCGTGGATTCCCAGCCCTGGGCCAAGCGCCTCCTGGCCGCGCGAG contains:
- a CDS encoding LPS-assembly protein LptD, translating into MAILIACAIGSAPGARAQDSDGLRLRLDRQLRPPPPRLERDAIRFLEADEIGGERDKTITATGNVSLRQRGASIRADRVDYNEVTDTAVAIGRVRLEREGDAVVGPKLMYHLGTDTGEMDAPLFEIPKKLDRRAAGRGSASRAMLEGEDISRLFDAEYTTCPVPRDDWFLRVHELEIDSKRNIGTAYNSTVYFLGVPILYSPWLSFPLDNARKSGFLAPIIGSSGQSGFELAMPYYWNIAENMDATITPKLFSKRGLQIGSEFRYLWPTFSGQLDAEFLPKDRITDSDRYFFGVRHVQSLPFNTTLAISAQRVSDDDYFRDLSTRIAATSQTNLPRDAILSYSDDIWALSARALAYQTLQDPLAPVVAPYKILPQLLASGLKQNFLGADWQFVGELSNFRHPELVNGQRFIAYPSVQVPFRRSYGYVTPKVGYHFTQYNVKENAGGVEEGTRGLPITSVDAGLFFDRPWEFRGERFQQTLEPRLYYLYVPYKDQSKLPNFTTAETDFNFGQMFYENRFIGGDRIGDANQITAAVTTRLVESGTGLERLRASLGQVYYFEPQRVTLEGPPRDEQRSDVIGVVSSQITPTITSDLVLQYSPSRSDAAKGALGVRYFPEPGRVLNAAYRYARNDIEQIDVSTQWPLWRGLTGVARVNWSIKDKKLLEGLVGFEYNADCWQLRAVAHRFITATQQVSTSFQIQLELTGLSRIGINPLETLRQNISGYRRSDEIAR
- a CDS encoding aminoglycoside phosphotransferase family protein; translation: MTRLAALDAWLGAALDGAPFRREPASADASFRRYFRIFVPDRTYIVMDAPPEREDSRPFVHVAGLLRAAGLNAPEIYAQDLAQGFLLLTDLGPKTYLQSFGEQDPDALFRDAIAALVTWQGASREGALPPYDETLLRREIELFPEWYVKRHRGVELDAGQREKLEGVFRAVLAANLAEPRVFVHRDFMPRNLMVSAPNPGIIDFQDAVYGPISYDIACLLRDAYVSWEEPQVIDWTIRYWERARKHGLPVPADFADFWRNVEWMGLQRHLKVAGIFARLHYRDGKAGYIDDAPRFIGYIRKTAGRYRELEPLLRLVDQIEGAHVETRLTF
- the murU gene encoding N-acetylmuramate alpha-1-phosphate uridylyltransferase MurU, producing the protein MKRTRRAIVLAAGRGERLRPLTDTTPKPLLKVGGRTLIERQIARLVAGGFTELVVNIEHLGEQVENALGDGSRLGAAIRYSRENPALETAGGIARALPLLGDEPFAVVSADIHTAFDYATLGPIADAIARDFERHAAHFVLVDNPPWHSGGDMGLANGRVARGKPWFTYGNISVFHPASFAPLDPNAKLRIFPWAYAMVDAGRVTGEYFGGDWDNVGTAEQLAALDRRLSA
- a CDS encoding aminopeptidase P N-terminal domain-containing protein; this encodes MRLENPNQLKPFRKRRARVAAAAGSGVIVLPTAPERTRNADAHYDYRWDSAFFYLTGFREPEAVLVIVAGKKPREILFCREKNLEREIWDGFRYGPELAKSAFGFDEAYPYDQLDQRLPELLANQETLHTPVGADPEWDVRVTGWLNAVRAKVRTGISAPAQISDIRATVSDMRLIKDEHEIAIMRRAGEISSAAHVRAMRVAAPGKREYEVEAELIHEFIRNGARSAAYGSIVATGANACVLHYRENDAEIRKGDLMLIDAGCELDSYAADITRTFPVDGKFTAVQKDVYELVLASQEAAIKAVKPGADFIDYHDAATKVLVQGLIDFKLCKGSVSKVLEDGSYKQFYMHRTGHWLGLDVHDAGDYMRRGKWRKLEPGMVLTVEPGLYIRPAANVPKAFWNIGVRIEDDVLVTAKGRDVLTSACPKRVKDVEAAVRG